The Thermobispora bispora DSM 43833 genome window below encodes:
- a CDS encoding C40 family peptidase, with amino-acid sequence MSGAVLDHRAPGSAPSRSGLARIAAEIRQDLAYRPRPWRRDPARRAAHLRRTVQVIAVLLGSVVVADVVLLAGWQGPDGRRAAVGERPWAALQRNAAGSGDAAAERREPVPERTAGEPARPSDQPTGGSPVAPLQRLHAPHVLVVAERPLGAEVVAAVRGTPGVAAAEVADAAEIRVDGKRVPTMGVDPSTFRSFTPEVTARSDTLWQNIADGAMAVSFDLGRDGGVALGSTVAAGGLRLRVGAYATVGMGSIAAIVSRRTARELGMPEGNALVVSAPKTDSARLRARLRKILPKGTQVVVINPVVVPPKGRTAWPESAFLTAQQVQTVLRAAASKLGSPYVWGAEGPDGFDCSGLVQWAYRQAGVRMPRVAAQQWATGPRIPLAEARPGDLLFWRNDPTNPGYISHVAIYWGNGMMLHAPRRGDVVKISKIYLRNFAGAVRVSPQAAARVG; translated from the coding sequence GTGTCGGGAGCCGTGCTCGACCACCGGGCGCCTGGCTCCGCTCCGTCGCGGAGCGGCCTCGCCCGGATCGCCGCCGAGATCCGCCAGGACCTCGCTTACCGCCCCAGGCCGTGGCGCCGCGACCCCGCGCGGCGGGCGGCGCACCTCCGCCGGACCGTGCAGGTCATCGCCGTGCTGCTCGGCTCCGTGGTCGTGGCCGACGTCGTGCTGCTCGCGGGCTGGCAAGGGCCGGACGGCCGGCGCGCGGCCGTGGGGGAGCGGCCGTGGGCGGCGCTGCAGCGCAACGCCGCGGGGAGCGGCGATGCGGCCGCGGAGCGCCGGGAGCCCGTGCCGGAGCGCACGGCCGGCGAGCCCGCCCGGCCGTCGGACCAGCCCACGGGCGGCTCGCCGGTCGCCCCCCTGCAGCGCCTGCACGCGCCGCACGTGCTCGTGGTCGCCGAGCGGCCCCTCGGCGCCGAGGTGGTGGCTGCGGTGCGCGGCACGCCCGGGGTGGCGGCGGCCGAGGTCGCCGACGCCGCCGAGATCCGGGTGGACGGCAAGCGGGTGCCGACCATGGGGGTGGACCCGTCCACCTTCCGGTCGTTCACCCCGGAGGTCACCGCGCGCTCGGACACGCTGTGGCAGAACATCGCCGACGGGGCCATGGCGGTCTCGTTCGACCTCGGCCGGGACGGCGGGGTGGCGCTCGGCTCGACGGTGGCCGCGGGCGGGCTGCGGCTGCGCGTCGGGGCGTACGCCACGGTCGGCATGGGGTCGATCGCCGCCATCGTGTCCCGGCGGACCGCCCGGGAGCTCGGCATGCCCGAGGGGAACGCCCTGGTGGTCAGCGCGCCCAAGACCGACAGCGCCCGGTTGCGCGCCCGGCTGCGGAAGATCCTCCCCAAGGGCACCCAGGTGGTGGTGATCAATCCGGTGGTGGTCCCGCCCAAGGGCCGGACCGCGTGGCCGGAGAGCGCCTTCCTGACGGCGCAGCAGGTCCAGACCGTCCTCCGGGCCGCGGCGAGCAAGCTCGGCAGCCCGTACGTCTGGGGCGCGGAGGGCCCGGACGGCTTCGACTGCTCCGGCCTGGTCCAGTGGGCGTACCGGCAGGCCGGGGTGCGCATGCCCCGGGTGGCCGCGCAGCAGTGGGCGACCGGGCCGCGGATCCCGCTCGCCGAGGCCCGCCCGGGGGACCTGCTGTTCTGGCGCAACGACCCGACCAACCCGGGCTACATCTCGCATGTGGCGATCTACTGGGGCAACGGGATGATGCTCCACGCCCCGCGCCGCGGCGACGTGGTGAAGATCAGCAAGATCTACCTGCGGAACTTCGCGGGCGCCGTCCGGGTCAGCCCGCAGGCCGCCGCGCGGGTGGGCTGA
- the greA gene encoding transcription elongation factor GreA, protein MAVSQNDKVTWLTQEAYDRLKAEYEYLTGPARAEIAKKIEAAREEGDLRENGGYHAAKDEQGKLEARIYRLREILENAKVGQPPADDGIVEPGMTVTVRFDGEDEEVTFLLASREESGVPIDVYSPNSPLGKAITGKKVGERATFTLPNGKQRSVEILEAVPYVGSK, encoded by the coding sequence GTGGCCGTCTCCCAGAACGACAAAGTCACCTGGCTGACGCAGGAGGCGTACGACCGCCTCAAGGCGGAGTACGAGTACCTTACGGGCCCGGCGCGTGCGGAGATCGCCAAGAAGATCGAAGCTGCCCGGGAAGAGGGTGATTTGCGGGAGAACGGCGGCTACCACGCCGCCAAGGACGAGCAGGGCAAGCTGGAGGCCCGGATCTACCGACTCCGGGAGATCCTGGAGAACGCCAAGGTCGGTCAGCCTCCGGCCGACGACGGCATCGTGGAGCCGGGCATGACCGTCACGGTGCGCTTCGACGGAGAAGACGAGGAGGTCACCTTCCTCCTGGCCTCCCGGGAAGAGAGCGGAGTCCCCATCGACGTCTATTCGCCCAACTCTCCCCTCGGCAAGGCCATCACCGGCAAGAAGGTCGGCGAGCGCGCCACCTTCACGCTGCCCAACGGCAAGCAGCGCTCCGTCGAGATCCTCGAGGCCGTGCCGTACGTCGGCAGCAAGTGA
- a CDS encoding DUF4307 domain-containing protein produces the protein MSSDQASAQGNGQQFRPILGTPGEFPSRPAGRGRILGYLIIGLVVAMLVVGWGTVLLISRGNPIVDAQVIRISALSPDSTEITMSVSKPADRAAVCRVQAIDTYRMEVGSREVRIPAGDSKVTVTERLRTTGQAVGIRVTNCDLV, from the coding sequence ATGTCCAGCGATCAGGCTAGCGCCCAGGGGAACGGACAACAGTTCCGCCCGATACTCGGCACTCCTGGCGAGTTTCCGAGCCGGCCGGCCGGCCGTGGGCGCATCCTGGGGTACCTCATCATCGGCCTCGTGGTCGCGATGCTGGTCGTCGGCTGGGGGACCGTCTTGCTGATCTCCCGGGGGAACCCGATCGTGGACGCCCAGGTGATCAGGATCAGCGCGCTCTCACCGGACTCGACGGAGATCACGATGTCGGTGAGCAAGCCCGCCGATCGAGCGGCCGTCTGCCGCGTGCAGGCGATCGATACCTATCGTATGGAAGTCGGCAGCCGTGAAGTCCGGATTCCCGCCGGGGATTCCAAGGTGACCGTGACCGAACGGCTGAGGACCACCGGGCAGGCCGTGGGGATACGGGTCACGAACTGTGATCTCGTATAG
- the mca gene encoding mycothiol conjugate amidase Mca, whose protein sequence is MAVHAHPDDESSKGAATMARYVAEGVEVLVVTCTGGERGSILNPKMDHPDVLANLPEIRRQEMEKARQILGVQQRFLGFVDSGLPESEDEPLPEGCFAVQPLEVAARPLVAAVREFRPHVILTYDDDGGYPHPDHIMTNRISVEAFEAAGDPERYPGTGDPWQPLKLYYHMSFTKERFEALHAAMAARGLGSPYADWIARWEDRPRKWEVTTRVHCADYFEIRDQALLAHATQIDPDGYWFACPLEIQKEAWPTEDYHLARSLVDTILPEDDLFAGIRAEVSPACP, encoded by the coding sequence ATGGCGGTCCACGCACACCCCGACGACGAGTCGAGCAAGGGCGCCGCGACCATGGCGCGTTACGTCGCCGAGGGCGTCGAGGTCCTCGTCGTGACGTGCACCGGCGGTGAGCGCGGTTCGATCCTCAACCCGAAGATGGACCACCCGGACGTCCTGGCGAACCTGCCGGAGATCCGCCGCCAGGAGATGGAGAAGGCGCGGCAGATCCTCGGTGTCCAGCAGCGCTTCCTCGGGTTCGTCGACTCCGGGCTCCCCGAGAGCGAGGACGAGCCGCTGCCCGAAGGGTGCTTCGCGGTCCAGCCGCTCGAGGTCGCGGCCCGGCCGCTGGTGGCCGCCGTCCGTGAGTTCCGGCCGCACGTGATCCTGACGTACGACGACGACGGCGGGTACCCCCACCCCGACCACATCATGACCAACCGGATCTCGGTCGAGGCGTTCGAGGCCGCCGGCGACCCGGAGCGCTACCCCGGCACGGGCGACCCCTGGCAGCCGCTCAAGCTCTACTACCACATGAGCTTCACCAAGGAGCGCTTCGAGGCGCTCCACGCGGCCATGGCCGCGCGCGGTCTCGGCTCGCCGTACGCCGACTGGATCGCCCGCTGGGAGGACCGCCCGCGGAAGTGGGAGGTGACCACCCGGGTCCACTGCGCCGACTACTTCGAGATCAGGGACCAGGCCCTCCTCGCGCACGCGACCCAGATCGACCCGGACGGCTACTGGTTCGCCTGCCCCCTGGAGATCCAGAAGGAGGCGTGGCCGACCGAGGACTACCACCTCGCGCGCTCGCTGGTGGACACCATCCTGCCGGAGGACGACCTGTTCGCCGGGATCCGCGCCGAGGTCTCACCGGCCTGCCCATAA
- a CDS encoding GNAT family N-acetyltransferase, with product MSEVVRNEQARRYEIFVEGERAGLLTYRLSPGRIEFPHTKVDERFEGRGLGSRLVRAALDDARAAGLKVAPTCPFVAAYIRRHPEYRDLVADDCADLVR from the coding sequence ATGAGCGAGGTCGTACGGAACGAACAGGCGCGGCGGTACGAGATCTTCGTGGAGGGTGAGCGCGCCGGGCTCCTCACCTACCGGCTGAGCCCGGGCCGCATCGAGTTCCCGCACACGAAGGTCGATGAGCGGTTCGAGGGCCGGGGCCTGGGCAGCAGGCTGGTCCGGGCCGCGCTCGACGACGCGCGAGCCGCCGGGCTGAAGGTCGCCCCGACCTGTCCCTTCGTCGCCGCGTACATCCGCCGCCACCCGGAGTACCGGGACCTGGTGGCCGACGACTGCGCCGACCTGGTGCGCTGA